In a single window of the Metopolophium dirhodum isolate CAU chromosome 2, ASM1992520v1, whole genome shotgun sequence genome:
- the LOC132938035 gene encoding folate transporter 1-like: MTWKTISLCLCIYGVLKEFRPSESYFIPYLLSPRMNFTEEQVNNEILTIGVYASMIFMIFVSLTTDWLRYKIVIVIQALCGVCIYTLLSLFTSFTSIVVVEILYGLFVATEVAYYTYTYSVVNVKYYQKVTSYTRAAHLIGRFFSGFLSQVFISTKLVDTYQLNFLTLGSLTAAMMWTITLPAVKRSEPKSETQKMNVIDRALETQIENEDNDSVENSTEHSKMSWKYVKSMCKEYKSLYILKWSFWVITATCCFNQVLYYIQSLWESLSNDECLQSSINNCTKTSEWNGAVDAVYTIISTFITFLCGSIKLNMDKYSNLLIIVTSFIQFAALYISVVYTSIYVSYINYIIYCAIYQGMMTIASSEIAKCVNKDNHGFVFGVNNLLAATLQSLATFFMTLCGLSSSSKILFEWYAIFCLIIGVCYLFLSILQVVKK, from the exons ATGACGTGGAAAACCATTTCTTTGTGCTTGTGCATTTATGGTGTTTTAAAAGAGTTCCGTCCATCAGAATCATATTTCATTCCTTATTTACTAAGTCCAAGGATGAATTTTACTGAAGAACag GTTAATAATGAAATACTTACTATTGGTGTTTATGCTTCAatgatatttatgatttttgtttctTTAACAACTGACTGGCTGaggtataaaattgtaattgttatcCAAGCGTTATGTGGTGTTTGTATTTATACTCTGTTATCTTTATTTACAAGTTTTACATCTATTGTT gtagtTGAAATTTTGTATGGTTTGTTTGTTGCTACAGAAGTTGCATATTACACATATACATATTCTGTTGTGAATGTGAAATATTACCAGAAAGTTACCAGTTACACAAGAGCTGCACATCTTATAGGGCGTTTCTTTTCAGGGTTTCTTTCTCAAGTGTTTATTTCAACCAAATTAGTTGAtacatatcaattaaatttccTCACATTAGGAA GTCTGACAGCTGCAATGATGTGGACTATAACATTACCAGCTGTAAAAAGAAGTGAGCCTAAGTCAGAAACTCAGAAAATGAATGTAATAGATAGAGCATTAGAAACACAAATAGAAAATGAAGATAATGATTCAGTTGAAAATAGTACAGAA CATAGCAAGATGTCATGGAAATATGTTAAGTCCATGTGTAAAGAGTATAAGagtttgtatattttgaaatggTCATTTTGGGTGATAACTGCAACTTGTTGTTTTAATCaa gttttgtattatattcaatcattGTGGGAATCTTTGAGCAATGATGAATGCCTTCAGAgtagtattaataattgtactaaaaCTTCAGAATGGAATGGAGCTGTTGATGctgtttatacaataataa gtacatttattacatttttatgtggttcgattaaattgaatatggataaatatagtaatttacttattattgtaacatCTTTTATCCAATTTGCTGCTCTTTATATATCAGTTGTATATACCTCAATCTATGTATCATACatcaactatataatttattgcgcAATTTATCAAGGGATGATGACCATTGCCAG CTCTGAAATAGCGAAGTGTGTCAATAAAGATAATCATGGATTTGTGTTTGGTGTTAATAACTTATTAGCTGCAACTTTACAATCATTAGCTACATTTTTCATGACTTTGTGTGGTTTGTCATCATCGTCTAAAATtttg tttgaaTGGTAtgctatattttgtttaataattggagtatgttatttatttttatcaattttacaagtcgttaagaagtaa
- the LOC132938038 gene encoding DNA-directed RNA polymerase II subunit RPB9-like — MSGYDSRSDGPGFVGIRFCQECNNMLYPKEDKEHKVLLYACRNCDHRQMADSNCIYVNKIMHEINELTHIVSDVTSDPTLPRSEDHPCPKCKHRESVFFQAQTRRAEEEMRLYYVCTNPHCIHRWTESSI, encoded by the exons atgtcaGGCTACGATTCCCGGAGTGATGGACCCGGATTTGTCGGAATTAGATTCTGTCAAGAATG TAACAACATGTTGTATCCAAAAGAAGACAAAGAACATAAAGTACTGTTGTACGCt TGTCGAAATTGCGATCACAGACAAATGGCTGACAGCAATTGCATTTATGTGAACAAAATTATGCACGAAATCAA TGAACTTACTCATATTGTTTCCGATGTAACGTCTGATCCAACTTTACCCAGGTCTGAAGATCATCCCTGTCCAAAATGTAAACACCGAGAATCAGTATTTTTCCAAGCTCAAACTAGACGTGCAGAG gaGGAAAtgagattatattatgtgtgtaccaATCCACATTGCATACATCGTTGGACTGAGtcatcaatttaa
- the LOC132938034 gene encoding activating signal cointegrator 1 produces MSKQEFTQWICDKLTGLLQFEVQNDMAEYIISMQSELDIDEYCNSLLDIKSQVHKQFLTDLKKKHRIFNQKPTSSVQNTRPPKKNSKSSENEDPQKTNTTSNQKKKESKPKNKKYVNIYTDEGLNRQEVFLKGRHKCNCQASRHGLVNNCLDCGRVVCKQEGSGPCVICGNLVCSNDEKLLLNCNNNKSKQLYNQLIEQTVTAAADNKALEHRNKLLEFDRTSAKRTNVIDDQMDYYSVNSGWLSSKQREQLQKKEEERQEKKHGSKKTKKITIDFAGRQVYEDNESDVEDDIDEVSDGEEKLPIVFNEHLNNPLIKMDIKFNDDAIKKIKRHTVDLNKSLVQNNPGFSRVQDAELMLMADPGLCLSMHQPYASLLLLNIKSHEGRTWFTPHRGRLWIASTSKKPSQEDIEQIETFYKHLKGDVEFPKRYPTGCLLGCVNVVDCLSQEEYISKFPQGENGSPFIFICKDPIMMANHFPIKGQHKIFKLDEKICNAAQKCLMKEIS; encoded by the exons atGTCCAAACAAGAGTTTACTCAGTGGATCTGTGATAAACTTACTGGTTTACTACAGTTTGAAGTACAAAATGACATGGCTGA GTACATAATTTCCATGCAGTCAGAACTAGACATTGATGAATACTGTAATTcgttattagatattaaatcaCAAGTTCATAAACAGTTCTtaacagatttaaaaaaaaaacatagaattT TCAACCAAAAACCAACATCCAGTGTTCAAAATACACGCCCTCctaagaaaaattcaaaatcctcTGAAAACGAAGATccacaaaaaacaaatacaactaGTAATCAAAAG AAAAAAGAATctaaaccaaaaaacaaaaaatatgtcaaCATTTATACAGATGAAGGTCTTAATCGACAAGAGGTGTTTTTAAAAG GTCGTCACAAGTGTAATTGTCAAGCATCTAGACATGGTTTGGTAAATAACTGTTTGGATTGCGGTCGAGTTGTATGCAAACAAGAAGGATCTGGTCCATGTGTTATATGTGGTAATTTG GTATGTTCGAATGATGAGAAACTTTTGTTgaactgcaataataataaatccaaACAATTGTATAACCAACTAATTGAACAAACTGTTACGGCAGCCGCAGACAATAAAGCTCTTGAACATCGTAATAAGCTACTAGAGTTTGATCGTACCAG tgCTAAGCGTACCAATGTAATAGATGACCAGATGGATTATTATTCAGTTAATAGTGGTTGGTTATCATCTAAGCAAAGGGAACAGTTACAAAAGAAAGAAGAAGAACGCCAAGAAAAGAAACATGgatcgaaaaaaacaaaaaaaatcactattGATTTTgctg GTAGACAAGTCTATGAAGACAATGAGTCCGATGTTGAAGATGATATTGATGAAGTGTCTGATGGTGAAGAGAAACTTCCAATTGTGTTCAATGAACATCTAAACAATCCTTTGATAAAAATGGATATAAAG ttcAATGACgatgctataaaaaaaattaaaagacacACTGTTGATCTTAACAAGTCACTCGTACAAAATAATCCAGGATTCAGTAGGGTACAAGATGCTGAGCTAATGTTGATGGCCGATCCAGGTCTTTGTTTGAGCATGCATCAGCCATATGCATCTCTCTTGTTACTAAACATTAAAAG TCATGAAGGTCGTACATGGTTCACACCACATCGTGGAAGACTTTGGATTGCATCAACAAGTAAAAAACCCAGTCAAGAGGACATAGAACAAATTGAGACATTTTATAAACACTTAAAAGGAG ATGTTGAATTTCCAAAACGATATCCGACTGGATGTTTGTTGGGCTGTGTGAATGTAGTGGATTGTTTATCCCAAGAAGAgtacatttcaaaatttcctcAAGGAGAAAATGGAAgtccatttatatttatatgtaaagaTCCAATCATGATGGCAAATCATTTTCCGATTAAAGGACAACATAAAATTT ttAAATTAGATGAGAAAATATGTAACGCTgctcaaaaatgtttaatgaaagAAATAAGTtga
- the LOC132938037 gene encoding uncharacterized protein LOC132938037 translates to MKMDEDSCFFGNGGTLAAFHRKSRCLRFWLYSGAFPHRRRSSHTSRIPPKESIIKTELLDRRYEDGAAFCLVETHSSDTRQYYTLKGTARFAGRINNNGIFDQVILGNKILSPWKMTAYPLNYTSWISSIKSVENINSVKLPAFYKTQFTLPVCHSIKPSIDKQ, encoded by the exons atgaagatggatgaagatagctgtttcttcggcaatggcggcactctagctgcgtttcaccggaagagtagatgtttacga ttctggctgtattctggagcgtttcctcataggcgtcgcagttcacacacgtcacggattccgccgaaggagtcgataattaaa actgaacttttggatcggagatatgaagacggcgctgcattttgcttggtggagacgcacagctctgacactagacaatattatacactcaaagggaccgcgcgtttcgccggaagaataaataataac ggAATTTTTGATCAAGTGATtcttggaaataaaatattaagcccTTGGAAAATGACTGCATATCCTTTGAATTATACATCATGGATTTCTTCAATCAAATCAGTTGAAAACATCAACAGTGTTAAATTACcagcattttataaaacacagtTTACATTACCAGTGTGTCATTCTATAAAACCATCCATTGACAAGCAATAA